In Bacillus toyonensis BCT-7112, a single window of DNA contains:
- a CDS encoding ABC transporter ATP-binding protein has protein sequence MKEYKRILLPLQKEKLLVIAAVCSGCFAAILNLSRPLFMGLIVDNLIQRELKAAYVYIALFAGSRLLMWVNNLSFDYVSSKASQRILRKKRIYVLRHFFLLPFEESEKIKQGELETLVVSDIPNWVRLYGSILIEYIHAIAQFIGAFIALQHIDMKFILWVTPFLFFSAMVPMLMGKKVRNIASIAQNNQSSVVEMVSQFVKGVQDLRSLQKEKWAIRLFKGVTAQSYKTEVKKTMMQHCIGVVGTVIETGAYIVVLIIGAQKIMKGEMEVGALVAVLATIEMLFFPVRYVGDLLMMTQVAAASANRVFSFLDKRGADSKVERAMGMTITNVSFQESDGEKCRIHNIDLQIHPGELVIIVGESGAGKTTLLKLMTGLYKPSNGSIVYYGNEARMTTVWQEPRFFRTTVKENVHFGEEYLENQLEKNIELVNVKPIIRDLSEGIETELHKSGVEFSGGERKRLALLRAIVSNPNLIILDEPTAGLDPSNQETVWNMIEGLGREVTRIVVTHDVEKAILADRVVIMKEGRIVAGGSPEKLINSHSFLQRYE, from the coding sequence ATGAAAGAATATAAAAGAATACTGTTACCGTTACAGAAAGAAAAATTATTAGTAATAGCAGCTGTATGTAGTGGATGCTTTGCTGCTATTTTAAACTTATCCCGTCCACTATTCATGGGGCTAATTGTAGATAACCTGATTCAGCGGGAGTTAAAAGCTGCGTATGTATATATTGCATTGTTTGCGGGGAGCCGCTTGTTGATGTGGGTGAACAATCTTTCATTTGATTATGTAAGCTCAAAAGCGAGTCAACGAATATTGCGAAAGAAGCGTATATATGTATTGCGTCATTTTTTCTTATTACCATTTGAAGAGAGTGAGAAGATTAAGCAAGGAGAGTTAGAGACGCTAGTTGTGTCTGATATTCCGAATTGGGTCAGATTATATGGTTCTATATTAATAGAATATATACACGCTATTGCGCAATTTATAGGTGCGTTCATAGCACTACAACATATAGATATGAAGTTTATATTGTGGGTAACTCCGTTTTTATTTTTTAGTGCAATGGTTCCGATGTTGATGGGGAAAAAGGTCAGGAATATCGCAAGCATCGCTCAAAACAATCAATCAAGTGTTGTAGAGATGGTGTCGCAGTTTGTAAAAGGCGTACAAGATTTACGTAGTTTGCAAAAAGAAAAGTGGGCCATTCGCTTATTTAAAGGAGTAACAGCACAATCCTATAAAACAGAAGTAAAGAAGACGATGATGCAACACTGTATTGGAGTAGTTGGAACAGTGATTGAAACAGGGGCATATATCGTTGTTCTCATTATAGGCGCGCAAAAAATAATGAAGGGGGAAATGGAAGTTGGCGCACTTGTTGCCGTGTTAGCTACAATTGAAATGCTCTTTTTTCCAGTTCGTTACGTTGGCGATTTATTAATGATGACACAAGTTGCAGCTGCTTCGGCAAATAGAGTTTTTTCTTTTTTAGATAAACGAGGGGCAGATAGTAAGGTAGAAAGAGCGATGGGGATGACGATAACAAATGTTTCATTTCAGGAAAGTGATGGAGAGAAATGCAGAATTCATAATATTGATTTGCAAATTCACCCTGGTGAACTTGTTATTATTGTGGGAGAAAGTGGCGCAGGAAAGACGACGCTTTTAAAATTAATGACAGGTTTGTATAAACCATCTAACGGTAGCATTGTTTATTATGGTAATGAGGCTCGTATGACTACAGTGTGGCAAGAACCTCGTTTCTTTCGGACGACAGTAAAAGAGAATGTGCATTTCGGAGAAGAGTATTTAGAAAATCAATTAGAAAAAAATATTGAACTTGTAAATGTGAAACCGATTATTAGAGATTTATCAGAAGGGATTGAAACTGAACTACATAAAAGCGGTGTAGAATTTTCTGGAGGGGAAAGAAAACGTCTTGCATTATTACGTGCCATTGTTTCAAATCCGAATCTTATTATTTTAGATGAACCAACTGCGGGATTAGATCCGAGCAACCAAGAAACTGTTTGGAATATGATAGAAGGATTAGGAAGAGAGGTCACGAGAATTGTGGTAACACATGATGTCGAGAAAGCGATATTAGCAGATCGTGTTGTCATAATGAAGGAAGGACGTATTGTTGCAGGTGGAAGTCCTGAAAAATTAATAAATAGTCATTCGTTTTTACAAAGATATGAATAA
- a CDS encoding Hsp20 family protein translates to MGKKKKDCLFHVDGFEEWMDQFCSDTCSNFSFPNEIHIDLCETEEEYILETDVPNVTEQNVRIKKMETGLNICILHKNTSLQRTISLPTTIIYKKMLACLENGFLAIHISKNEVANKHEKKVLFSN, encoded by the coding sequence ATGGGCAAGAAAAAGAAGGATTGTCTTTTTCATGTTGATGGTTTCGAAGAATGGATGGATCAATTTTGTTCTGATACTTGTAGCAACTTTAGTTTTCCAAATGAAATTCATATCGATCTTTGTGAAACAGAGGAAGAATACATTTTGGAAACAGATGTACCAAATGTGACTGAACAAAATGTACGCATTAAAAAGATGGAGACAGGCCTAAATATATGCATACTTCATAAAAATACTTCTTTACAGCGAACAATCTCTTTACCTACTACTATCATTTATAAGAAGATGCTAGCCTGCTTAGAGAATGGATTTTTAGCCATTCATATTTCCAAAAATGAAGTTGCCAATAAGCATGAAAAGAAGGTTCTTTTTTCAAATTGA
- a CDS encoding redoxin domain-containing protein, with protein sequence MWRKLTIIVVLLCLAGYAAYEQFGNKDQAVQGKQEKSEAAMKEMIASNGIEVGKSAPNFELTKLDGTNVKLSDLKGKKVILNFWATWCGPCQQEMPDMEAFYKEHKENVEILAINYTPSEKGGGEEKVSNFAKEKGITFPILLDKNIDVTTAYKVITIPTSYFIDTKGVIQDKFIGPMTQKEMEKRIAKLK encoded by the coding sequence ATGTGGCGGAAGCTTACGATTATTGTAGTGTTACTTTGTTTAGCGGGATATGCAGCTTATGAACAGTTCGGTAATAAAGATCAGGCGGTACAAGGGAAGCAAGAAAAAAGTGAAGCTGCTATGAAAGAGATGATTGCAAGTAATGGTATTGAAGTAGGAAAGAGTGCACCAAACTTTGAATTAACTAAGTTAGATGGAACGAATGTAAAGCTATCGGATTTAAAAGGAAAGAAAGTTATTTTAAATTTTTGGGCAACGTGGTGTGGGCCTTGTCAGCAAGAAATGCCTGATATGGAGGCTTTCTATAAAGAACATAAAGAAAACGTAGAAATTTTAGCAATAAATTATACGCCTTCAGAAAAAGGTGGGGGAGAAGAAAAAGTAAGCAATTTTGCTAAGGAAAAAGGGATTACTTTTCCTATTTTATTGGACAAGAACATTGATGTGACAACAGCTTATAAAGTAATTACGATCCCAACTTCGTATTTTATAGATACGAAAGGCGTCATTCAGGATAAGTTCATTGGACCGATGACGCAAAAAGAGATGGAAAAACGAATTGCTAAATTAAAATAA
- a CDS encoding glycosyl hydrolase family 18 protein, with amino-acid sequence MIQIVTVRSGDSVYGLASKYGSTPEEIVKDNGLNPAETLVVGQALIVNTKGNNYYVQPGDSLYRISQTYNVPLASLAKVNNLSLKSILHVGQQLYIPKGTKRAVESIAYLQPSTIPIKESLVNATRAINPFLTYLAYFSFEAKRDGTLKEPTETAKIANIATQGKTIPMLVITNIENGNFSADLTSVILRDATIQNKFITNILQTAEKYGMRDIHFDFESVVPEDREAYNRFLRNVKTRLPSGYTLSTTLVPKTSSNQKGKFFEAHDYKAQGQIVDFVVIMTYDWGWQGGPPMAISPIGPVKEVLQYAKSQMPPQKIMMGQNLYGFDWKLPFKQGNPPAKAISSVAAVALARKYNVPIRYDFTAQAPHFNYFDENGVQHEVWFEDSRSVQSKFNLMKEQGIGGISYWKIGLPFPQNWRLLVENFTITKKG; translated from the coding sequence ATGATCCAAATTGTAACTGTTCGTAGCGGTGATAGTGTTTATGGTTTAGCATCAAAGTACGGATCTACACCTGAAGAAATTGTAAAAGACAATGGACTAAATCCTGCTGAAACACTCGTTGTTGGTCAGGCACTTATCGTTAATACAAAAGGAAATAATTATTATGTACAGCCTGGTGACAGCTTATATCGAATTTCTCAAACGTATAACGTTCCTCTCGCTAGCTTAGCTAAAGTTAATAATCTTTCATTAAAATCTATTCTCCATGTCGGACAACAATTATATATACCAAAAGGTACAAAACGAGCAGTAGAATCCATCGCTTATTTACAGCCTTCAACAATACCGATAAAAGAAAGTTTAGTAAATGCTACACGTGCTATTAATCCATTTTTAACATATTTAGCCTACTTCAGCTTTGAAGCAAAAAGAGACGGCACTTTAAAAGAACCAACGGAAACAGCGAAAATCGCTAATATTGCAACGCAAGGTAAAACCATCCCTATGCTCGTTATTACAAATATTGAAAATGGAAATTTCAGTGCCGATCTGACATCGGTTATTTTACGCGATGCAACAATCCAAAACAAGTTTATTACTAACATTTTGCAAACAGCTGAAAAATATGGCATGCGAGACATTCATTTCGATTTCGAGAGTGTGGTACCCGAAGACCGCGAGGCATACAATCGCTTTTTACGAAATGTGAAAACACGCTTACCTAGCGGGTACACATTAAGTACAACGCTTGTACCGAAAACAAGTTCCAATCAAAAAGGGAAATTTTTTGAGGCTCACGATTATAAAGCACAAGGACAAATTGTTGATTTCGTCGTCATTATGACATACGACTGGGGTTGGCAAGGCGGGCCACCGATGGCGATTTCTCCTATTGGTCCTGTGAAAGAAGTACTTCAATATGCGAAATCTCAAATGCCACCACAAAAAATTATGATGGGGCAAAATTTATATGGTTTCGATTGGAAACTTCCGTTCAAACAAGGAAATCCACCTGCAAAAGCAATCAGCTCTGTTGCAGCTGTTGCACTAGCTCGTAAATATAATGTTCCTATCCGCTATGATTTCACGGCTCAAGCTCCTCATTTCAATTACTTTGACGAAAACGGCGTACAACACGAAGTTTGGTTTGAAGATTCACGGTCCGTACAAAGTAAATTTAATTTAATGAAAGAACAGGGCATCGGTGGTATTAGTTATTGGAAGATTGGTTTACCATTCCCGCAAAATTGGCGTTTACTCGTTGAAAACTTTACGATTACAAAAAAGGGCTGA
- the acnA gene encoding aconitate hydratase AcnA yields MVKHNPFQSRATFEVDGKTYHYYQLKALENAGVGNVSQLPYSVKVLLESVLRQVDGRVITEEHVTNLAKWGTKDVQDIDVPFKPSRVILQDFTGVPAVVDLASLRKAMADMGGDPDKINPEITVDLVIDHSVQVDRAGTADALAFNMDLEFKRNEERYKFLSWAQKSFDNYRAVPPATGIVHQVNLEYLAPVVHAVKNAEGDLVAYPDSLVGTDSHTTMINGIGVLGWGVGGIEAEAGMLGQPSYFPVPEVIGVKLTGTLPSGTTATDVALKVTQVLRQKGVVGKFVEFFGDGLKSMPLADRATISNMAPEYGATCGFFPIDDISLEYLRLTGRDEEQIRVVEEYCKANGLFYTAGSKDPIYTDLVEIDLNTIESNLSGPKRPQDLIPLSDMKDAFHKAVVAPVGTQGLGFNAQEFDKEVKVTLEDKEVTMKTGAIAIAAITSCTNTSNPYVLIGAGLVAKKAIEKGLVVPEYVKTSLAPGSKVVTEYLDKSGLTTYLDQLGFQTVGYGCTTCIGNSGPLAEELEEAIAANDLLVTSVLSGNRNFEGRIHPLVKANYLASPPLVVAYALAGTVDIDLKNDEIGKDANGNAVYFNDIWPSAKEIEDVVQSVVTSELFKKEYAQVFNSNERWNEIQTSNEALYTWDNDSTYIQNPPFFEGLSKEPGEVETLSGLRIVGKFGDSVTTDHISPAGSIGKHTPAGRYLLENGVQPVDFNSYGSRRGNHEVMMRGTFANIRIKNQIAPGTEGGYTTYWPTGEVTSIYDAAMKYKEDGTGLLVVAGKDYGMGSSRDWAAKGTNLLGIKAVIAESFERIHRSNLVLMGVLPLQFKDGESAETLGLVGNESFEIQIDKTVRPRDLVKVVATDADGNEKQFEVVARFDSEVEIDYYRHGGILQMVLREKIEESKVSN; encoded by the coding sequence ATGGTCAAACATAATCCATTTCAATCACGCGCAACTTTCGAAGTAGATGGAAAAACGTATCATTATTATCAATTGAAAGCGCTTGAAAACGCAGGGGTTGGCAACGTATCTCAATTACCATATTCCGTGAAAGTTTTACTTGAATCTGTACTTCGTCAAGTAGACGGACGCGTAATTACAGAAGAACATGTTACAAATTTAGCGAAATGGGGAACGAAAGATGTTCAAGATATCGATGTTCCATTTAAACCATCTCGTGTAATTTTACAAGACTTCACAGGTGTTCCAGCTGTTGTAGATTTGGCTTCGCTTCGTAAAGCAATGGCAGACATGGGCGGAGATCCTGATAAAATTAATCCAGAAATTACTGTAGACCTTGTAATTGATCACTCTGTACAGGTTGATAGAGCGGGTACGGCAGATGCGCTTGCATTCAACATGGACTTAGAGTTTAAACGTAATGAAGAACGTTATAAATTTTTAAGCTGGGCACAAAAATCATTTGATAACTATCGTGCAGTTCCACCAGCAACAGGTATCGTACACCAAGTAAACCTTGAATATTTAGCACCAGTTGTTCACGCGGTGAAAAATGCTGAAGGCGATTTAGTTGCATACCCAGATTCATTGGTTGGAACAGACTCACATACAACGATGATTAACGGTATCGGCGTTCTTGGATGGGGCGTTGGTGGTATTGAAGCAGAAGCAGGAATGCTTGGACAGCCTTCATACTTCCCAGTACCTGAAGTAATCGGTGTGAAATTAACTGGCACACTTCCAAGTGGTACTACAGCAACTGATGTTGCATTAAAAGTAACACAAGTATTACGTCAAAAAGGTGTAGTTGGTAAATTCGTTGAGTTCTTCGGTGATGGACTAAAGAGCATGCCTTTAGCTGACCGTGCAACAATTTCAAACATGGCACCAGAATACGGTGCAACTTGTGGATTCTTCCCAATTGACGATATTTCATTAGAATACTTACGTTTAACAGGTAGAGATGAAGAACAAATTCGCGTTGTTGAAGAATATTGTAAAGCGAACGGCTTATTCTATACAGCGGGCAGCAAAGATCCAATTTACACTGATCTTGTTGAAATTGATTTAAATACAATTGAATCTAACCTTTCTGGACCGAAACGCCCACAAGATTTAATTCCACTTTCAGATATGAAAGATGCGTTCCACAAAGCTGTTGTAGCACCAGTTGGAACACAAGGACTTGGATTTAATGCGCAAGAGTTCGATAAAGAAGTGAAGGTTACATTAGAAGATAAAGAAGTAACGATGAAAACAGGTGCAATTGCAATCGCTGCAATTACAAGCTGTACAAATACATCAAACCCATACGTATTAATTGGGGCAGGTCTAGTTGCGAAGAAAGCAATTGAAAAAGGGCTTGTAGTACCTGAGTACGTAAAAACATCATTAGCACCAGGATCTAAAGTTGTTACTGAGTACTTAGATAAATCAGGTTTAACAACATATTTAGATCAATTAGGTTTCCAAACAGTTGGTTACGGCTGTACGACTTGTATCGGTAACTCTGGTCCACTAGCAGAGGAATTAGAAGAAGCAATTGCAGCAAACGATTTATTAGTAACATCTGTTTTATCTGGTAACCGTAACTTTGAAGGTCGTATTCACCCGCTTGTAAAAGCAAACTATTTAGCATCACCACCACTTGTTGTGGCATATGCACTTGCAGGTACTGTTGATATTGACCTGAAAAATGATGAAATTGGTAAAGATGCAAATGGCAATGCTGTATACTTCAATGATATTTGGCCATCAGCTAAAGAAATTGAAGATGTAGTTCAAAGTGTTGTTACATCTGAACTGTTCAAGAAAGAATATGCACAAGTATTTAATAGCAATGAGCGTTGGAATGAAATCCAAACTTCAAATGAAGCTTTATATACCTGGGATAATGATTCAACATACATTCAAAACCCACCATTCTTTGAAGGATTATCTAAAGAACCAGGTGAAGTTGAAACATTATCAGGTTTACGCATTGTTGGTAAATTTGGAGATTCTGTAACGACAGACCATATTTCACCAGCAGGTTCAATTGGTAAGCACACACCAGCTGGACGCTACTTATTAGAAAATGGCGTACAACCAGTTGACTTTAACTCTTACGGTTCTCGTCGTGGTAACCATGAAGTTATGATGCGTGGTACATTCGCGAACATCCGTATTAAAAACCAAATCGCACCAGGAACAGAAGGCGGATATACAACATATTGGCCAACTGGTGAAGTAACATCTATCTATGATGCTGCTATGAAATATAAAGAAGATGGCACAGGCCTTCTAGTTGTTGCTGGTAAAGATTACGGTATGGGAAGTTCTCGTGACTGGGCTGCGAAAGGTACAAACTTATTAGGTATTAAAGCAGTAATCGCCGAAAGCTTCGAGCGTATTCACCGTAGTAACTTAGTGTTAATGGGTGTGTTACCACTTCAATTTAAAGATGGCGAAAGCGCTGAAACGTTAGGTCTTGTTGGTAACGAGTCATTTGAAATTCAAATTGACAAAACAGTTAGACCACGCGATCTTGTAAAAGTAGTTGCAACTGATGCAGATGGCAACGAAAAACAATTTGAAGTAGTAGCTCGTTTCGATAGTGAAGTTGAAATTGACTACTACCGTCACGGTGGTATCTTACAAATGGTTCTTCGTGAGAAAATTGAAGAATCTAAAGTGTCGAACTAA
- the sspN gene encoding acid-soluble spore protein SspN, translating to MGNPKKNSKDFAPNHIGTQSKKAGGNKGKQMQDQTGKQPIVDNG from the coding sequence ATGGGTAATCCGAAAAAGAATTCAAAAGATTTTGCACCGAATCATATTGGAACGCAATCGAAAAAAGCTGGTGGCAATAAAGGAAAACAAATGCAAGACCAAACTGGTAAACAACCGATTGTTGATAACGGTTAA
- a CDS encoding acyl-CoA thioesterase, producing the protein MFVAEYEVEIRYAETDQMGVVYHSNYLVWLELGRTKLIQELGFSYVEMEKEGIISPVLDLQISYRKAMRYGEKAIVKTWIDTVSPLRVVYGYEIYNGDGELCITASTTNICAKKEGFRPVSFKKLYPEWYAKYEEIKKK; encoded by the coding sequence ATGTTTGTAGCAGAATATGAAGTTGAAATCCGCTATGCGGAAACAGACCAGATGGGTGTTGTTTACCATTCAAACTATTTAGTGTGGCTGGAACTTGGGCGCACGAAACTTATACAAGAATTAGGATTTTCATATGTTGAAATGGAGAAAGAGGGAATTATTTCTCCTGTATTAGACTTGCAAATTTCATATCGTAAAGCGATGCGTTACGGAGAAAAAGCAATTGTGAAAACGTGGATTGATACTGTGAGCCCGCTTCGTGTTGTATATGGTTATGAAATATATAACGGTGATGGTGAGCTTTGCATTACTGCAAGTACAACGAATATTTGTGCGAAAAAAGAAGGGTTCCGCCCTGTATCATTTAAAAAATTATATCCTGAGTGGTATGCGAAATATGAGGAAATTAAAAAGAAATAA
- the pdaB gene encoding polysaccharide deacetylase family sporulation protein PdaB has translation MLKQKVFLLVFSLLCAVHIFQVEKVEAKMLLRKELEPTGYVTWEVPNSEKIIAITFDDGPDPTYTPQILNLLRQYKAEATFFMIGFRVQRNPYLVKQVLKEGHEIGNHTMNHLYASNSSDEKLENDILDGKKYFKKWVKEPLLFRPPGGYINDAVFKTAKEAGYQTVLWSWHQDPRDWANPGTESIVNHVVKHAKSGDIVLLHDGGSDRSQTVAALSKILPELKKQGYRFVTVSELLRYKH, from the coding sequence ATGTTAAAACAAAAGGTTTTTCTATTAGTTTTTTCTTTACTATGTGCAGTACATATATTTCAAGTGGAAAAAGTGGAAGCGAAAATGTTGCTTAGAAAAGAGCTAGAACCAACTGGCTATGTAACGTGGGAAGTACCTAATAGTGAAAAAATTATCGCAATTACATTTGACGATGGACCTGATCCAACTTATACACCACAAATATTAAATTTATTACGTCAATATAAAGCAGAAGCGACTTTTTTTATGATTGGATTCCGTGTGCAGCGTAATCCATATTTAGTAAAGCAAGTGTTAAAAGAGGGGCATGAAATTGGAAATCATACGATGAATCATTTGTATGCGAGTAATTCATCTGATGAAAAATTAGAAAATGATATTTTAGATGGAAAGAAATACTTTAAAAAATGGGTGAAAGAACCTTTGTTGTTCCGTCCTCCAGGCGGATATATTAACGATGCTGTATTTAAAACAGCTAAAGAAGCTGGTTATCAAACTGTTCTATGGTCGTGGCATCAAGACCCTCGTGATTGGGCGAATCCAGGTACTGAGTCCATTGTAAATCATGTTGTGAAACATGCTAAAAGTGGAGATATTGTACTGTTGCACGATGGAGGAAGTGATCGTAGTCAAACAGTGGCAGCGTTATCGAAAATTTTACCTGAGCTTAAAAAGCAAGGATATCGATTTGTAACGGTTTCGGAGTTATTACGTTATAAGCATTAG
- a CDS encoding small acid-soluble spore protein P, giving the protein MGKNNRESKEKKGQPEPLSGSHKVKNRNHSRQKNHAHHDM; this is encoded by the coding sequence ATGGGAAAAAACAATCGTGAATCGAAAGAAAAAAAAGGACAACCTGAACCATTAAGCGGATCTCATAAAGTAAAAAATCGTAACCATTCACGCCAAAAAAACCATGCGCATCATGATATGTAA
- the sspO gene encoding small acid-soluble spore protein O, giving the protein MSKQKANHTISGMNVASAQGQGAGYNEEFSNEALTPAERQNNKKRKKNQ; this is encoded by the coding sequence ATGAGTAAACAAAAAGCAAATCATACTATTTCAGGAATGAATGTTGCATCCGCACAAGGACAAGGTGCTGGTTATAACGAAGAGTTTTCAAATGAGGCTTTAACTCCAGCAGAGCGACAAAATAATAAGAAACGTAAAAAGAATCAGTAA
- a CDS encoding 3'-5' exonuclease yields MGNVSLPLDYVVIDFETTGFNPYNDKIIQVAAVKYRNHELVDQFVSYVNPERPIPSRITSLTGITNYRVSDAPTIEEVLPLFLAFLHTNVIVAHNASFDMRFLKSNVNMLGFPEPKNKVIDTVFLAKKYMKHAPNHKLETLKRMLGIRLSSHNAFDDCITCAAVYQKCTSIEEKGKRKVNKAVLDETAVYEAVKEILVRNKRNVEWLRCMNVGSYLDIKAFYPVMRLKVKGRKKYVLTEIVEDDVKEICTSLICEPALKSEVGNTRVMLNSLADVLKLESYILEQYDFVLQALDTYRENETNADEKLKEYLNVMV; encoded by the coding sequence GTGGGGAATGTATCCTTACCGTTAGATTATGTTGTAATTGATTTTGAAACAACAGGATTTAACCCTTATAATGATAAAATTATTCAAGTTGCAGCTGTGAAATATCGTAATCATGAACTGGTAGATCAATTTGTTTCATACGTGAATCCAGAGCGTCCGATTCCGAGCCGAATTACGAGTTTAACAGGTATTACAAATTATCGTGTTTCAGATGCACCCACGATTGAAGAAGTTTTACCTTTATTTTTAGCATTTTTACATACAAATGTTATTGTGGCTCATAATGCTTCTTTTGACATGCGCTTTTTGAAAAGTAATGTAAATATGCTTGGGTTTCCTGAACCTAAAAATAAGGTGATTGACACTGTGTTTTTAGCAAAAAAATATATGAAGCACGCACCTAATCATAAACTTGAGACGTTAAAGCGAATGCTTGGAATTCGTCTAAGTTCTCATAATGCATTTGACGACTGTATTACGTGTGCAGCTGTTTATCAAAAATGTACATCTATTGAAGAAAAAGGGAAACGAAAAGTAAATAAGGCTGTGCTTGATGAAACTGCGGTATACGAAGCGGTGAAAGAAATACTTGTCCGCAATAAACGCAATGTAGAATGGCTGCGTTGTATGAACGTAGGAAGTTATTTAGATATAAAAGCTTTTTATCCAGTTATGAGATTAAAAGTAAAAGGACGAAAGAAATACGTATTAACAGAAATAGTAGAAGATGATGTGAAAGAAATATGTACGAGCTTAATATGTGAACCAGCTCTAAAAAGTGAAGTTGGTAATACAAGAGTTATGCTTAATAGCTTAGCGGATGTCTTGAAATTAGAAAGTTATATTTTAGAACAGTATGATTTTGTATTACAAGCACTTGATACGTATAGAGAAAATGAAACGAATGCAGATGAGAAGCTCAAAGAGTATTTAAATGTTATGGTATAA
- a CDS encoding HesB/YadR/YfhF family protein, translated as MNLSVTKEAAQWYKNELNLQSGETLRLFVQYGGCSTVQKGLSLGIRKDDPAHPAVQTQEEGINFFIEGDDEWFFDGHNLSVTLNDGDDFPQFNYEK; from the coding sequence ATGAATCTTTCCGTAACAAAAGAAGCAGCACAATGGTATAAAAACGAATTAAATTTACAATCAGGTGAAACACTACGCCTTTTCGTACAATACGGCGGTTGCAGTACTGTGCAAAAAGGACTTTCTTTAGGTATTCGTAAAGATGACCCTGCACATCCTGCTGTTCAAACTCAAGAAGAAGGTATTAACTTCTTTATTGAAGGCGATGATGAGTGGTTCTTCGATGGACATAATTTATCTGTTACACTTAACGACGGTGATGATTTCCCTCAATTTAATTATGAGAAATAA
- a CDS encoding FbpB family small basic protein has protein sequence MRRSRRKSFEELVNENKQQLLSDRDAIDRIEERIEKRYEMKLFKQAE, from the coding sequence ATGAGAAGAAGTCGCCGCAAATCGTTTGAAGAACTTGTAAATGAAAATAAACAACAATTATTAAGCGATCGTGATGCAATTGATCGCATTGAAGAGCGTATTGAGAAACGTTATGAAATGAAACTTTTTAAGCAAGCTGAATAA